A genomic region of Raphanus sativus cultivar WK10039 chromosome 6, ASM80110v3, whole genome shotgun sequence contains the following coding sequences:
- the LOC108813096 gene encoding protein FAR1-RELATED SEQUENCE 2 isoform X1: MDVEGVAIDLLSTSGGNVDESCDASTSGNATARSSTLEHVATFGEPRNGMEFESKEAAYYFYREYARSVGFGITIKASRRSKRSGKFIDVKIACSRFGTTKRETTAVINPRSCPKTGCKAGLHMKRKEDERWVVNSFVKEHNHEICPDDFYAGVRGKKNKPGGAKKGLQLALEEEDIKLMLEHFADMQEKQPGFFYAVDLDAEKKRFRNVFWLDVKGKQDYCSFSDVVLFDAFYVRSGGCRIPFAPFVGVNRHRRYALLGCALIGEESESTYTWLFRTWVKAVGGGGRAPGVMITDQDRVLSDVVAQVLPSARHCFCLWDVVSRIHEMVDPFVSRDDGFTECFRNCVHGSWTDEQFERSWSEMIGKFELNENEWFNSLFNDRRKWAPHYFRGVCFAGLSGPERSGSIVSHFDTYMNSEAATFSDFFERYVKFLQYRYDVEAKDDDNDSQSKQPTLRSSLAFEKQLSLIYTDAAFKKFQAEVLGVVSCQLQKEREDETTAVFHVEDFEKRQNFFVAVNKELLDICCSCYLFEYQGFLCKHAILVLQNSDASCIPSQYILNRWSKKGDNREEKHGERTTVHNRMARFDDLCKRFVKLGEVGSLSDEAYKTALQFLEKNLEKCVSVNSSPKFPSEPERLITSESVGVENEGTLDCSSKQSRKKKTQNKRKASCGPEDVTNSSEELRQETVQVTSSAPTFGNCYIPQADIEGTELGSRAAAPLGMYYSSQQTIGFSSVSSVQDGYYGHPATIQAMGNLHSVHGRMNQYETQPDIQGAFQGQTGFRGSAIRGCYDMEETLHDMTMESSQFQGSGPSHPSDHRLSP, encoded by the exons ATGGATGTTGAAGGCGTGGCAATAGATCTTCTATCAACAAGCGGTGGCAATGTTGACGAGTCTTGTGACGCGAGCACGAGTGGAAACGCTACTGCTAGGAGCAGCACCTTAGAGCATGTTGCCACCTTTGGCGAGCCGAGGAACGGCATGGAGTTCGAGTCCAAGGAGGCTGCGTACTATTTCTACAGAGAATACGCTCGATCGGTGGGGTTCGGCATCACGATAAAAGCCAGCCGTCGCTCCAAGAGATCAGGGAAGTTCATCGACGTCAAAATAGCTTGTTCGAGATTCGGAACCACCAAGCGCGAGACAACCGCGGTTATAAATCCCAGATCATGTCCCAAGACGGGTTGCAAAGCTGGTCTGCATATGAAGAGGAAAGAAGACGAGAGATGGGTTGTGAACAGTTTCGTCAAAGAACATAACCACGAGATCTGTCCTGATGATTTTTACGCCGGCGTAAGGGGAAAGAAGAACAAGCCTGGTGGCGCAAAGAAAGGTCTTCAACTGGCTCTAGAAGAGGAAGATATTAAGCTAATGCTCGAGCATTTCGCGGACATGCAGGAGAAGCAGCCTGGTTTCTTCTACGCGGTGGATCTCGACGCTGAGAAGAAACGTTTTAGAAACGTGTTCTGGCTCGATGTGAAGGGTAAGCAAGACTATTGCAGTTTCTCTGATGTTGTGCTCTTCGACGCGTTTTACGTTAGGAGCGGGGGGTGCAGAATCCCTTTCGCTCCTTTCGTCGGGGTTAACCGTCACCGTCGGTATGCGCTGCTTGGATGTGCTTTGATTGGAGAAGAGAGCGAGTCGACTTACACGTGGCTGTTTCGGACGTGGGTTAAAGCAGTGGGAGGAGGAGGTCGAGCTCCTGGAGTGATGATAACAGATCAGGATAGGGTTCTAAGCGACGTTGTTGCTCAAGTGTTACCGAGTGCTCGTCATTGTTTCTGTTTGTGGGATGTGGTTAGTAGAATCCACGAGATGGTGGATCCTTTTGTGAGTCGAGATGATGGTTTCACGGAATGTTTTAGGAACTGCGTGCACGGTTCTTGGACAGATGAACAGTTCGAAAGGAGTTGGTCAGAGATGATTGGTAAGTTTGAGCTTAACGAGAACGAGTGGTTCAACTCGTTGTTTAACGATCGGAGAAAGTGGGCGCCGCATTATTTTCGTGGAGTTTGTTTCGCTGGATTGTCTGGACCTGAGAGATCTGGAAGTATCGTCTCTCATTTCGACACGTATATGAACTCAGAAGCGGCTACATTTAGTGACTTCTTTGAACGGTACGTGAAGTTTCTGCAGTATCGTTATGATGTGGAGgcaaaggatgatgataatgattCTCAGAGCAAACAGCCTACGCTGAGGTCTTCTCTGGCTTTCGAGAAACAGCTTTCTTTGATCTACACAGACGCTGCTTTTAAGAAGTTCCAAGCTGAGGTACTGGGAGTTGTTTCTTGTCAGCttcagaaagaaagagaagacgAGACGACAGCTGTATTCCACGTCGAAGATTTCGAAAAACGCCAAAACTTCTTCGTCGCTGTGAACAAAGAGCTGTTGGATATCTGCTGCTCTTGTTACTTATTCGAGTACCAGGGGTTCCTCTGCAAGCATGCGATACTCGTACTTCAGAACTCTGATGCTTCCTGCATTCCGTCTCAGTATATATTGAACCGGTGGTCAAAGAAGGGTGACAACAGAGAAGAGAAACACGGAGAACGTACCACTGTGCATAACCGGATGGCGCGTTTTGATGATCTCTGTAAGCGTTTTGTCAAGCTCGGAGAAGTTGGGTCTTTGTCAGATGAAGCCTACAAGACTGCTTTACAGTTTCTGGAAAAAAACTTGGAGAAGTGTGTTAGTGTGAATAGTTCTCCCAAGTTTCCTTCAGAGCCTGAAAGGTTAATAACAAGTGAGTCTGTTGGCGTAGAGAATGAAGGTACGTTGGACTGTTCATCAAAACAGTCCAGGAAAAAGAAAACTCAGAATAAAAGAAAG GCATCTTGTGGGCCAGAGGATGTGACGAACAGTTCAGAAGAACTCCGCCAAGAAACT GTTCAAGTTACCTCCAGTGCTCCTACCTTTGGGAACTGTTACATTCCTCAAGCAGATATTGAAGGAACAGAACTAGGCTCACGTGCGGCAGCACCTCTTGGGATGTATTATTCGAGTCAACAGACTATTGGA TTCTCGTCGGTTTCTTCTGTCCAGGATGGTTACTACGGACATCCAGCGACCATACAAGCAATG GGAAACTTGCATTCGGTTCATGGACGGATGAATCAGTATGAGACACAACCAGACATCCAAGGAGCT TTTCAGGGACAGACAGGTTTCAGGGGAAGCGCTATCCGTGGCTGCTACGACATGGAAGAAACTCTTCACGACATG ACAATGGAGTCTTCACAGTTTCAGGGATCTGGTCCGAGCCATCCGAGCGATCACCGTTTGTCCccctaa
- the LOC108811435 gene encoding COP1-interactive protein 1 yields MEDATQVASSEVPVVKGDAVDLKTVDVSVKAVNGDVTKEGKEEEDTTFDGEFIKVEKEAFDAKDDAEKAENIPVQDQTQVSVQRSSGGSDRELHESQEKAKELEVELERVAGELKRYESENTHLKDELLSAKEKLEETEKKQVELEAAQKKQQEKIVEGEERYSSQLKSLEDALQSHDAKDKELTEVKEAFHALGLELENSRKKLIELDEGLKRSSEEAQKFEELHKQSASHADSETRKALEFAQLLESTKVSAKEMEEKMASLQQEIKELNNKISENEKVEAALKSSAEELAAVQEELALSKSRLLETEQKVSSTEALIDELTQELEQKKASESRFKEELLVLNDLVAQNKDLQAKLSEQEGINVKLVEELKEKELLESLSKDQEEKLRTANEKLAELLKEKEALEADVAQVTSNAVKVKEVCGELEEKLKTSEENFTKTDALLSQALSNKSELEQKLKSLEEVHNETGSVAAAATQKNLELEEVVRSSSQAAEEAKAQIKGLETQFTAAEEKNGELQQQLNLLQLKSGEAEQEVKELSEKVSELKSAVEVAEEEKKQATTQMQEYKEKVSELESSLNQTSSRNSELEEDLRIALQKGAEHEDRANTTHQRSIELESLCQTSQSKHEDAEGRLKDLELLLQTGKSKIQELEEQVSSLEKKCGETEAESKGHLGQVAELQSTLEAFQVKSSSLEAALNIATENERVLTENLNAVMGEKKTLEDKVNEYSTKISESENLLESLRNELGVTQGKLEGIENDLKAAGLRESEVMEKLKSAEESLEHKGREIDEALKKSIELEALHQSLSKDSEQKIQKAMEDFTSRDSEANFLTEKLKELEERIKSYEEQLAVASGKYSSLKEEFDQALEKLAAAETVNDKLKQEFDQAQERSSQSSSENELLAETNNQLKIKIQELEGLLGFSSVEKETAMKQVQEAVERFNQKEAEHKDLAEKLKTRENEIQEHKRLAHEASGVADTRKVELEEALSKLKNLESTIEEALTVNDKLKHEFDQAQEKASQSSSENELLAETNNQLKVKIQELEGLLGSSSTEKEAAMKQVEEAVERFNQKEAEHKDLVEKLKTHENEIQEHKRLAHEVSGVADTRKVELEESLSKLKNLESTIEELSVKCHGLEKENEDLAEVNLKLNQELATHGSETNELQTKLSALEAESEQTNKDLQASKTATEDLIKQFTSEGEKLQSQVSSLTEENNQVNEIFQSTKVELQAVIEKLEGQVTLERSKADTLVSEIEKLKTVAAEKSVLEAHVEELEKTLKKFEAQLKEEVENATAASVKVAELTSKLQEDEHIASDRDVLNEKVLQLQKELQAAQSSIAEQKQAHSQKHSELEAALKQSQEEIETKKKAVTEFESMVKDLEQKVQLADAKAKETEAKDVVIKSRDVDLSFSSPTKRTSKKKSEASPSSSSSSNVTATQTATTSHLMTVKIIAGVALISVIIGIILGKKY; encoded by the exons ATGGAGGATGCAACTCAAGTAGCCAGCTCTGAGGTCCCTGTAGTGAAAGGCGATGCTGTTGACCTTAAGACAGTTGATGTTTCCGTCAAG GCTGTGAATGGAGATGTGACAAAGGaagggaaagaagaagaagatacaacATTTGATGGAGAATTCATAAAAGTTGAGAAGGAAGCTTTTGATGCCAAGGATGATGCTGAGAAAGCAGAGAATATTCCTGTTCAAGATCAAACGCAAGTCTCAGTTCAAAGAAGCTCGGGTGGTTCAGATAGAGAACTACATGAATCACAAGAGAAGGCGAAGGAACTAGAGGTCGAATTGGAAAGGGTAGCAGGGGAACTGAAACGGTATGAATCCGAGAATACCCACTTGAAGGATGAGCTCTTGTCTGCGAAAGAGAAGTTAGAAGAAACGGAAAAGAAACAGGTAGAGCTCGAAGCTGCCCAAAAGAAGCAGCAAGAGAAGATTGTTGAAGGAGAAGAAAGATACAGCTCTCAGTTGAAGTCCTTGGAAGATGCTTTGCAGTCCCATGATGCCAAAGACAAGGAACTAACTGAAGTTAAGGAAGCTTTTCATGCACTGGGCCTAGAACTCGAGAACTCACGAAAGAAGTTGATAGAGTTGGATGAGGGGCTAAAACGTTCATCTGAAGAGGCTCAGAAATTCGAAGAGCTGCATAAGCAAAGCGCTTCTCATGCTGACTCTGAGACTCGGAAGGCTTTGGAATTTGCACAGTTGCTTGAATCGACGAAAGTGAGTGCCAAGGAAATGGAGGAAAAAATGGCGTCCTTGCAACAAGAAATCAAGGAGCTGAATAATAAGATTTCTGAAAACGAAAAAGTTGAAGCGGCCTTAAAGAGTAGTGCTGAAGAATTAGCTGCTGTGCAAGAGGAATTGGCACTTTCAAAATCTCGTTTGTTGGAGACAGAACAAAAAGTGTCTTCCACGGAAGCCCTCATTGATGAACTGACTCAGGAGCTTGAGCAGAAGAAAGCTTCTGAATCTCGATTCAAGGAAGAGTTATTGGTTCTTAATGATTTGGTTGCTCAGAACAAAGATCTCCAAGCTAAGCTTTCTGAACAGGAAGGTATTAATGTAAAGCTAGTGGAAGAACTCAAAGAGAAAGAACTTCTGGAATCCTTGTCGAAAGACCAGGAAGAGAAGCTGAGAACTGCAAATGAGAAGTTGGCCGAATtgttgaaagaaaaagaagccCTTGAAGCAGATGTAGCACAGGTAACAAGTAATGCAGTGAAAGTAAAAGAGGTTTGTGGTGAACTAGAAGAGAAACTGAAGACATCAGAGGAGAATTTCACCAAAACAGATGCTCTTCTGTCTCAAGCTTTGTCAAACAAATCTGAACTTGAGCAGAAACTGAAATCGCTGGAGGAGGTTCACAATGAAACTGGATCTGTAGCAGCAGCTGCTACTCAGAAGAATCTTGAGCTTGAGGAAGTTGTTCGGTCCTCTAGTCAAGCAGCAGAGGAAGCAAAAGCACAGATCAAAGGGCTGGAGACACAGTTCACTGCAGCTGAAGAAAAGAACGGGGAGCTACAGCAGCAACTGAACCTGTTGCAACTGAAAAGCGGTGAGGCGGAACAGGAAGTGAAAGAACTCTCTGAGAAAGTATCTGAACTAAAATCCGCTGTTGAAGTTGCCGAGGAAGAGAAAAAACAAGCGACCACTCAGATGCAGGAATACAAAGAAAAAGTATCCGAATTGGAATCTTCTCTGAACCAAACATCATCCAGAAATTCAGAGCTTGAAGAAGATTTGAGAATCGCTTTGCAGAAGGGTGCAGAGCATGAAGACCGTGCTAACACGACTCACCAGCGCAGCATTGAACTAGAATCTCTGTGTCAAACATCACAGTCCAAACATGAAGACGCAGAAGGAAGATTGAAAGACCTAGAGCTTTTACTCCAGACAGGAAAAAGCAAAATTCAGGAACTTGAGGAGCAGGTTAGCTCGCTAGAAAAGAAGTGTGGGGAAACTGAAGCAGAGTCCAAAGGTCACTTGGGTCAGGTGGCTGAGCTTCAGTCCACACTAGAGGCATTCCAAGTGAAAAGTTCGAGCCTTGAAGCTGCTTTAAACATCGCAACTGAGAACGAGAGAGTACTGACCGAAAATCTAAACGCTGTGATGGGTGAGAAAAAGACATTAGAAGATAAAGTGAATGAGTACAGCACGAAGATCAGTGAGTCTGAGAATCTGTTAGAAAGTCTCAGAAATGAATTGGGTGTCACACAAGGAAAACTGGAGGGCATTGAAAACGATCTTAAAGCTGCGGGCTTACGGGAAAGTGAAGTGATGGAGAAACTTAAATCTGCTGAAGAGAGTCTTGAGCATAAAGGAAGAGAAATTGATGAAGCTTTGAAGAAAAGCATTGAACTTGAAGCTTTGCATCAGTCTTTAAGTAAAGACTCGGAGCAGAAAATTCAAAAGGCCATGGAGGATTTCACTAGCAGAGATTCAGAGGCCAATTTCTTAACGGAGAAACTGAAAGAGCTCGAGGAGagaataaaatcatatgaagaGCAGTTGGCTGTAGCATCTGGCAAATACTCTTCTTTAAAAGAAGAATTTGATCAGGCTTTGGAAAAACTCGCTGCTGCAGAAACCGTTAATGATAAACTCAAACAAGAGTTTGATCAGGCACAAGAAAGATCTTCTCAGTCATCATCAGAGAATGAACTACTAGCAGAGACAAACAACCAACTCAAGATCAAAATTCAAGAGCTGGAAGGGTTACTAGGTTTTAGTTCTGTCGAAAAGGAAACTGCAATGAAACAGGTGCAAGAGGCAGTTGAAAGGTTTAACCAGAAAGAGGCAGAACATAAGGACTTAGCTGAGAAGCTCAAAACGCGTGAAAATGAGATCCAGGAGCACAAGAGGCTGGCTCACGAAGCATCAGGAGTTGCGGATACTAGAAAGGTTGAGCTTGAAGAGGCTCTTTCTAAATTGAAGAATCTTGAATCTACTATTGAAGAGGCTCTAACCGTTAATGATAAACTCAAGCACGAGTTTGATCAGGCACAAGAAAAAGCCTCCCAGTCATCATCAGAGAATGAACTACTAGCAGAGACGAACAACCAACTCAAGGTCAAAATTCAAGAGCTGGAAGGGTTACTAG GCTCTAGTTCTACCGAGAAGGAAGCTGCAATGAAACAGGTGGAAGAGGCAGTTGAAAGGTTTAACCAGAAAGAAGCAGAACATAAGGACTTAGTTGAGAAGCTCAAAACGCATGAAAATGAGATCCAGGAGCACAAAAGGCTGGCTCATGAAGTATCAGGAGTTGCAGATACTAGAAAAGTTGAGCTTGAAGAGTCTCTTTCTAAATTGAAGAATCTTGAATCTACTATTGAAGAGCTAAGTGTCAAATGCCATGGGCTTGAGAAAGAAAATGAGGATCTGGCGGAGGTAAATTTAAAGCTGAACCAGGAACTAGCCACTCATGGATCAGAGACCAACGAGTTGCAGACAAAGCTCTCTGCTCTAGAGGCTGAGAGTGAGCAAACAAACAAAGATCTGCAAGCTTCAAAGACAGCCACAGAAGATCTAATAAAGCAGTTTACATCTGAAGGGGAGAAATTGCAGTCACAG GTTTCTTCCCTCACCGAGGAGAACAACCAAGTCAATGAGATATTCCAAAGTACTAAGGTTGAGCTCCAAGCAGTTATTGAAAAGCTTGAAGGACAAGTAACCTTAGAGAGGTCTAAAGCTGATACTTTGGTGTCTGAAATTGAGAAGCTCAAGACTGTGGCTGCTGAAAAATCTGTTTTAGAAGCACATGTTGAAGAACTTGAAAAGACTTTGAAAAAATTCGAAGCTCAGTTGAAAGAAGAG GTCGAAAATGCAACGGCTGCGTCTGTAAAAGTGGCCGAACTGACCTCAAAGCTACAGGAAGACGAACATATCGCTAGTGACCGCGATGTGCTCAATGAGAAAGTACTTCAGCTTCAGAAAGAGCTTCAAGCAGCTCAGAGTTCTATTGCTGAACAG AAACAAGCACACTCCCAGAAGCATTCAGAGCTGGAGGCTGCACTAAAGCAATCACAAGAAGAGATTGAAACTAAGAAAAAGGCAGTCACTGAATTTGAATCGATGGTCAAAGATCTTGAACAGAAAGTGCAGCTCGCGGATGCTAAAGCTAAG GAAACGGAGGCAAAGGATGTAGTTATCAAATCTCGAGACGTTGACTTGTCCTTTTCATCTCCAACGAAACGTACGAGCAAGAAGAAGTCAGAGGCatctccttcatcttcttcttcgagCAACGTTACTGCTACTCAGACGGCTACAACTTCTCATCTCATGACAGTGAAGATTATCGCTGGAGTAGCTCTGATCTCCGTTATCATCGGTATAATTCTTGGGAAAAAGTACTAG
- the LOC108806131 gene encoding dolichol kinase EVAN, whose protein sequence is MAGESSSLAEMMTGERVVVAVVVSRVLLSLPLSLISHGFSLFLLSLSAFLIELRAETSPFLLSPFTPRRGASSGILLGAVTLPAVMMSKLVQLTRAISLHQAQQDELAHVTMQYWAASASCCAILIYLSVVMSQAKKNESSSSSSSSVWLTRVSLTGTVLYGAACFVSLSIISHTGLNTSLKMLWMLLHGVAAVKLIRHLLRTFPSCASIGEALLVTSGLVLYFGDFLACTIAKICEKLIPVDLVSISYGIRRTETGIIIQGLLLGLLLFPMVFRFALHIYESSLNKRDGRPRTCSDTAKSVLFFVSLLPFMVVAVPSWMQFVHDFHHHPFLWVLAFVFSEPMKRVSLCIYWLLLIVVSVSRFYNISRGSKVERILLRKYYHLMAVLMFLPALVLQPKFLDLAFGAALAVFIALEIIRIWRIHPLGEPLHHFMNAFTDHRDSELLIVSHFSLLLGCALPIWMSSGFNDRALSPFAGILSLGIGDTMASMVGHKYGVLRWSKTGKKTVEGTAAGITSMMAVCYVLIPVLASMGYILSQGWWSLLVAVTATGMLEAYTAQLDNAFIPLVFYSLLCL, encoded by the exons ATGGCCGGAGAATCATCATCACTGGCGGAGATGATGACGGGAGAGAGAGTGGTCGTGGCAGTCGTGGTTTCTCGTGTCCTCTTGTCTCTCCCACTATCTCTAATCTCTCATGGTTTCTccctcttcctcctctctctctccgcTTTCCTCATCGAGCTACGCGCCGAGACTTCCCCATTTCTCCTCTCTCCTTTCACCCCCAG ACGAGGTGCGTCCTCCGGAATATTGCTAGGAGCAGTTACACTTCCGGCTGTTATGATGTCTAAGCTGGTTCAGCTTACAAGAGCTATCTCACTCCATCAAGCTCAACAAGAtg agcTAGCGCATGTGACAATGCAGTACTGGGCAGCATCGGCAAGCTGCTGCGCAATACTTATATATCTCTCAGTGGTTATGTCGCAAGCCAAGAAGAacgaatcttcttcttcttcgtcctcATCCGTTTGGCTTACAAGGGTTAGCTTAACCGGCACAGTTTTGTATGGAGCCGCATGCTTTGTTTCACTTTCCATTATATCACACACTG GCTTGAACACATCATTGAAGATGTTGTGGATGTTGTTACACGGCGTTGCAGCTGTGAAGTTAATTCGACATTTGCTTCGCACCTTCCCTTCTTGTGCTTCTATTG GGGAAGCGCTTCTTGTGACCAGTGGTCTTGTTCTCTATTTTGGCGACTTTTTGGCTTGTACAATTGCAAag ATTTGCGAGAAGTTGATACCTGTGGATCTTGTCTCAATAAGCTATGGAATAAGGAGAACTGAAACAGGCATTATCATCCAG GGTCTACTGTTGGGCCTTCTACTTTTCCCGATGGTGTTTAGATTCGCTCTGCATATATATGAAAGCTCTTTGAATAAGAGAGACGGTCGACCAAGAACCTGCAGTGATACTGCAAAGTCTGTCTTATTCTTTGTTTCACTTCTGCCTTTTATGGTCGTGGCTGTTCCTTCTTGGATGCAGTTTGTACACGATTTTCACCACCATCCCTTCTTATG GGTGCTCGCATTTGTCTTTTCTGAACCTATGAAGAGAGTTTCATTGTGTATCTACTGGCTTCTGTTGATCGTTGTGTCTGTCTCACGGTTTTATAACATCTCAAGAGGTAGCAAGGTGGAGAGAATCTTGCTCCGGAAGTACTACCATCTGATGGCTGTTTTAATGTTCTTGCCTGCTCTTGTCTTACAG CCTAAGTTTCTCGATCTAGCATTTGGTGCAGCGTTGGCGGTTTTCATTGCATTGGAGATCATTAGA ATATGGAGAATTCATCCGCTAGGAGAGCCGTTACATCACTTCATGAATGCTTTCACTGACCATCGTGATTCAGAGCTTCTGATCGTCAG CCACTTCTCACTCTTGCTTGGGTGTGCGCTACCAATTTGGATGTCTTCAGGGTTTAATGACAGAGCTTTATCTCCATTTGCCGGAATACTCAGCCTCGGGATTGGAGATACAATG GCATCGATGGTTGGTCACAAATATGGGGTGCTTAGATGGAGCAAGACAGGAA AGAAGACGGTGGAAGGAACAGCAGCGGGAATAACATCGATGATGGCAGTGTGCTATGTGCTGATCCCAGTATTAGCATCAATGGGTTATATACTAAGCCAAGGATGGTGGTCGCTTCTTGTTGCTGTTACCGCCACGGGGATGTTGGAAGCTTACACGGCGCAGCTAGACAACGCCTTTATACCTCTCGTCTTCTACTCTCTTCTCTGCTTGTAG
- the LOC108813096 gene encoding protein FAR1-RELATED SEQUENCE 2 isoform X2, producing the protein MDVEGVAIDLLSTSGGNVDESCDASTSGNATARSSTLEHVATFGEPRNGMEFESKEAAYYFYREYARSVGFGITIKASRRSKRSGKFIDVKIACSRFGTTKRETTAVINPRSCPKTGCKAGLHMKRKEDERWVVNSFVKEHNHEICPDDFYAGVRGKKNKPGGAKKGLQLALEEEDIKLMLEHFADMQEKQPGFFYAVDLDAEKKRFRNVFWLDVKGKQDYCSFSDVVLFDAFYVRSGGCRIPFAPFVGVNRHRRYALLGCALIGEESESTYTWLFRTWVKAVGGGGRAPGVMITDQDRVLSDVVAQVLPSARHCFCLWDVVSRIHEMVDPFVSRDDGFTECFRNCVHGSWTDEQFERSWSEMIGKFELNENEWFNSLFNDRRKWAPHYFRGVCFAGLSGPERSGSIVSHFDTYMNSEAATFSDFFERYVKFLQYRYDVEAKDDDNDSQSKQPTLRSSLAFEKQLSLIYTDAAFKKFQAEVLGVVSCQLQKEREDETTAVFHVEDFEKRQNFFVAVNKELLDICCSCYLFEYQGFLCKHAILVLQNSDASCIPSQYILNRWSKKGDNREEKHGERTTVHNRMARFDDLCKRFVKLGEVGSLSDEAYKTALQFLEKNLEKCVSVNSSPKFPSEPERLITSESVGVENEGTLDCSSKQSRKKKTQNKRKASCGPEDVTNSSEELRQETVQVTSSAPTFGNCYIPQADIEGTELGSRAAAPLGMYYSSQQTIGFSSVSSVQDGYYGHPATIQAMGNLHSVHGRMNQYETQPDIQGAGQTGFRGSAIRGCYDMEETLHDMTMESSQFQGSGPSHPSDHRLSP; encoded by the exons ATGGATGTTGAAGGCGTGGCAATAGATCTTCTATCAACAAGCGGTGGCAATGTTGACGAGTCTTGTGACGCGAGCACGAGTGGAAACGCTACTGCTAGGAGCAGCACCTTAGAGCATGTTGCCACCTTTGGCGAGCCGAGGAACGGCATGGAGTTCGAGTCCAAGGAGGCTGCGTACTATTTCTACAGAGAATACGCTCGATCGGTGGGGTTCGGCATCACGATAAAAGCCAGCCGTCGCTCCAAGAGATCAGGGAAGTTCATCGACGTCAAAATAGCTTGTTCGAGATTCGGAACCACCAAGCGCGAGACAACCGCGGTTATAAATCCCAGATCATGTCCCAAGACGGGTTGCAAAGCTGGTCTGCATATGAAGAGGAAAGAAGACGAGAGATGGGTTGTGAACAGTTTCGTCAAAGAACATAACCACGAGATCTGTCCTGATGATTTTTACGCCGGCGTAAGGGGAAAGAAGAACAAGCCTGGTGGCGCAAAGAAAGGTCTTCAACTGGCTCTAGAAGAGGAAGATATTAAGCTAATGCTCGAGCATTTCGCGGACATGCAGGAGAAGCAGCCTGGTTTCTTCTACGCGGTGGATCTCGACGCTGAGAAGAAACGTTTTAGAAACGTGTTCTGGCTCGATGTGAAGGGTAAGCAAGACTATTGCAGTTTCTCTGATGTTGTGCTCTTCGACGCGTTTTACGTTAGGAGCGGGGGGTGCAGAATCCCTTTCGCTCCTTTCGTCGGGGTTAACCGTCACCGTCGGTATGCGCTGCTTGGATGTGCTTTGATTGGAGAAGAGAGCGAGTCGACTTACACGTGGCTGTTTCGGACGTGGGTTAAAGCAGTGGGAGGAGGAGGTCGAGCTCCTGGAGTGATGATAACAGATCAGGATAGGGTTCTAAGCGACGTTGTTGCTCAAGTGTTACCGAGTGCTCGTCATTGTTTCTGTTTGTGGGATGTGGTTAGTAGAATCCACGAGATGGTGGATCCTTTTGTGAGTCGAGATGATGGTTTCACGGAATGTTTTAGGAACTGCGTGCACGGTTCTTGGACAGATGAACAGTTCGAAAGGAGTTGGTCAGAGATGATTGGTAAGTTTGAGCTTAACGAGAACGAGTGGTTCAACTCGTTGTTTAACGATCGGAGAAAGTGGGCGCCGCATTATTTTCGTGGAGTTTGTTTCGCTGGATTGTCTGGACCTGAGAGATCTGGAAGTATCGTCTCTCATTTCGACACGTATATGAACTCAGAAGCGGCTACATTTAGTGACTTCTTTGAACGGTACGTGAAGTTTCTGCAGTATCGTTATGATGTGGAGgcaaaggatgatgataatgattCTCAGAGCAAACAGCCTACGCTGAGGTCTTCTCTGGCTTTCGAGAAACAGCTTTCTTTGATCTACACAGACGCTGCTTTTAAGAAGTTCCAAGCTGAGGTACTGGGAGTTGTTTCTTGTCAGCttcagaaagaaagagaagacgAGACGACAGCTGTATTCCACGTCGAAGATTTCGAAAAACGCCAAAACTTCTTCGTCGCTGTGAACAAAGAGCTGTTGGATATCTGCTGCTCTTGTTACTTATTCGAGTACCAGGGGTTCCTCTGCAAGCATGCGATACTCGTACTTCAGAACTCTGATGCTTCCTGCATTCCGTCTCAGTATATATTGAACCGGTGGTCAAAGAAGGGTGACAACAGAGAAGAGAAACACGGAGAACGTACCACTGTGCATAACCGGATGGCGCGTTTTGATGATCTCTGTAAGCGTTTTGTCAAGCTCGGAGAAGTTGGGTCTTTGTCAGATGAAGCCTACAAGACTGCTTTACAGTTTCTGGAAAAAAACTTGGAGAAGTGTGTTAGTGTGAATAGTTCTCCCAAGTTTCCTTCAGAGCCTGAAAGGTTAATAACAAGTGAGTCTGTTGGCGTAGAGAATGAAGGTACGTTGGACTGTTCATCAAAACAGTCCAGGAAAAAGAAAACTCAGAATAAAAGAAAG GCATCTTGTGGGCCAGAGGATGTGACGAACAGTTCAGAAGAACTCCGCCAAGAAACT GTTCAAGTTACCTCCAGTGCTCCTACCTTTGGGAACTGTTACATTCCTCAAGCAGATATTGAAGGAACAGAACTAGGCTCACGTGCGGCAGCACCTCTTGGGATGTATTATTCGAGTCAACAGACTATTGGA TTCTCGTCGGTTTCTTCTGTCCAGGATGGTTACTACGGACATCCAGCGACCATACAAGCAATG GGAAACTTGCATTCGGTTCATGGACGGATGAATCAGTATGAGACACAACCAGACATCCAAGGAGCT GGACAGACAGGTTTCAGGGGAAGCGCTATCCGTGGCTGCTACGACATGGAAGAAACTCTTCACGACATG ACAATGGAGTCTTCACAGTTTCAGGGATCTGGTCCGAGCCATCCGAGCGATCACCGTTTGTCCccctaa